The window CGCCCGTCAAAGTCGAATTTTTAGAGTACGGATCTGCATCAACCAATGATGTAAAAACAAAGAAAATTGTAACACATGGACAATTATCTAGCATCCTTATATTCCTTAAAAGTATATATAGGATAAAATCAAAGCGTCCTATAAAAAAATttccatgcataataaaaaaagcaACGTCATGGTACACCAAAGTGGCAGCTCCTTAGAAAAAATTGCGTAAGTttccatgcataataaaaaatcaaTGTCATGGCACAACTAAGTAGCAGCACCTTAGAAAAAATTGCGTCTGCCGGGAGTCGAACCCGGGTCTATTGCTTGGAAGGCAATTATCCTAACCGTTGGACTACAGACGCACTAATGACTCTAATTTAGATGAAAGCATATTTATCACGAGGTTGCTGTTTTCACACTACCTAGTAGTATGAGCCAACTAACATTTTTGCGCTTGTTCTCACGGAAAGCACGTCCACAAACTTCGCAAAAATAGATAACTATTTGATGCCGTCATCAAGTAATGACGCGTTTGGTTCGGCCCTGGTAACACATTCGGTTTGCCGGACACGCCGCTTCCGATTAATTTTTCACTATACGTTCTTTGTTTGGTTCGTGTGGCAATGTCCTGATTTTCTAATCACCTCCGGATTGAGCGGTTTCGATTTTTTGAAACACTGTATGGGAAAGCGCTGTTATGAAAAACGTCGACAGTGAAACAAACGCTGGCTACGGTTTTGCAAACCGCTATAATTGAAAGCCGCAATTTTTTCGGCGAACCAAACGCATCTCAAGATGTTCTCTCCTCTTACTTTGAATCACTCTAGGAACTATGATAACGTTCATTTTATCGTCTTTTTTTAGTAGAATGTTCGTTTATCTATGGTGGTCAACTACAGGGAGGGAAAAAAATAGGGAAGGGCCCCTCTCTACCAGATCTGGCGGTATCGCAGGCCGGtgaggggagagggagggaggcacTCCTGTGCATTAGTTGTAGGTTCTTTTCTTACTATATATGTTTGCATCCTACGTGGCTAGATCTGGGTGTTACTCGACGGGGTGGAGGCACTCACTaaaagaaaagggggcaaaggttcagaccgggtcagcccattagtcccggttcagtccagaaccgggacccatgggggcattgaacctggttcgtgagccccgggggctggccgggccacgtgggccattggtcccggttcgtctggaccttttggtcccttggtgggacgaaccgggatcaatgggccttgttcctggcccaccaccattggtcccggttggtggcttgaaccgggaccaaaggctgccctttagtcccggttcatgccaccaaccgggaccaatgatatgcctacatataccccctcgcgtaagagcagagcacactgctgctctgttttttctggccgccgagggggagagggcttggtggtgctctagctcacctcctatgcacacaaggtgttcgatggaatgcccgagccacactacttaagctttctcctctccaagctccatttttctcaatatttgtctaggtttagcggcccgtcacgccccgtccccgtcttcaccgccgtcgatcactcgCGCCGatatcatcgccggcaccaccatagTGAGCctattgttcttatcttctttctgaaaggaaaaatattcttacttgtgtgtttagatagatacttgtattattttcttacttttattattgcatcttatatagtgcgatggttttggtatccgcccccgtcgaccctcgtcctgtctatgattcggatgtggtatatattacttTTCATAacctttggttcatttattgtttgtgacaattatgccgaccaacgtgacatagattttatttatctaggaggttgttgaaccggaaattccaaccgaccctattgtcgagaggttgaatttagttgaagaagaaaacaatttcttgaaggaaaaaataagaaaaattgaggaggagaagatgatattggagttgcatattgcggatgtcgtcgatgatcacaagatcatgatggatgcaatgcacttgaagattagaaagattagaaaatatgccattcataccgaggcttggtatcattatgccgttggattagttgttaccttggttgcgattatgatcgcatttgttttcgcattgaaatgttttacatagtttcaatgtatggtttaactaatttagatgctctgcagagctttatgttgttagatgagaactatgtatgtactttggttttaatgtgatgatgaatttctattaatttggtcacttaattatctattcatgatgttctgtaatggtttttgacacacttaattatatataatgcacgcagatgaaccggcaatggaatcCTGATGAAATCCTGatggtccgttttgtacacgaagtgcatccaatttttgccgtaaccctttcAACTTTCTTACATATGCTATGTGgattaaatgatgataccatgccaaaatgaaagagaggcgcaatgctcacctgcacattgcttagcttcaggccaacatgcaggtgagcactgcgcttctcccttcatcgtctctatactcagggcttataaaccgctgcgagtgcctctcgcttggcgaggtgggactaaaaaacagctgcagaaagaatcaactaaaaaactcttttaccggttcatgccacgaaccggtactaaaaggtgctcgtggggccccagccttaaaacatgtaccaaataaaatgcctttgtaacagccttagaactggtactaaaggaatcaactaaaaatcttttataaacctctagtgttattgaaactaaaattatatagaattttgttacaaactttaatagtaaagagaattatcataaaagaaaataataagtaattagaattttgttcaaaacattaaaagaaaaagaattatcataaaagaaaataaataggtaAGTAGAATtttttacaaactttaatagcaaaaagaattatcataaaagaaaataaataagtaattagaattttgttcaaaacattaaaagcaaaaagaattatcataaaagaaaataaataattaattagaattttgttacaaactttaatagcaaaaagaattatcgtaaaagaaaataaataagtaattagaaacaaaaaagaaagcaaaaaaattGGGGAAAgataaaaaaaagtgccacctacagggccaccacggcctgcatacgactagaaacccattactagggccaggatgcaggcccgtagtAGGCCTAATAGGCCCACAAGCACAGAGAGTgattttaggcccgtaagcctgaagtagagaggagctcgaagtggttggtttggcagggcttataaaccactccgagcccctctcggctagcgaggtgggactaaacatagcaccGCACCGTGCCAGTTCCAGCacacgacctttggtcccggttggtggcaccaaccgggactaaagagagcattggtcccagttggtggcaccaactgggaccaatgcctctcttttgtcccggtttgtggcaccaactggGCGCAAAGGTCtgtgtttcccgccctttgggctgctgaaaagaggcctttggtcccagttggtgccaccaaccgggactaaaggggtgcattggtcccggttggtgccatgaaccgggaccaatgctctgcctATGTAAGCGGCACTCGTGAAAATTTGGTTCAGTTCGTTCttccccgccgcccgacgccgccaggctgcccgtccgTCTCCGCCTCGCCGTTGCCCCGTGCCGTCCCGCGCCGCCCTGATCGAGGCcatcgccgccccgcgccccgTGCCCCGCGACGCCGCNNNNNNNNNNNNNNNNNNNNNNNNNNNNNNNNNNNNNNNNNNNNNNNNNNNNNNNNNNNNNNNNNNNNNNNNNNNNNNNNNNNNNNNNNNNNNNNNNNNNNNNNNNNNNNNNNNNNNNNNNNNNNNNNNNNNNNNNNNNNNNNNNNNNNNNNNNNNNNNNNNNNNNNNNNNNNNNNNNNNNNNNNNNNNNNNNNNNNNNNNNNNNNNNNNNNNNNNNNNNNNNNNNNNNNNNNNNNNNNNNNNNNNNNNNNNNNNNNNNNNNNNNNNNNNNNNNNNNNNNNNNNNNNNNNNNNNNNNNNNNNNNNNNNNNNNNNNNNNNNNNNNNNNNNNNNNNNNNNNNNNNNNNNNNNNNNNNNNNNNNNNNNNNNNNNNNNNNNNNNNNNNNNNNNNNNNNNNNNNNNNNNNNNNNNNNNNNNNNNNNNNNNNNNNNNNNNNNNNNNNNNNNNNNNNNNNNNNNNNNNNNNNNNNNNNNNNNNNNNNNNNNNNNNNNNNNNNNNNNNNNNNNNNNNNNNNNNNNNNNNNNNNNNNNNNNNNNNNNNNNNNNNNNNNNNNNNNNNNNNNNNNNNNNNNNNNNNNNNNNNNNNNNNCGAATATGTTAAATTTTTATGAttattttctgttcatagaatttttatgatttttttctgttgtaattttgttcatagaattttaatgatttttttgttcatagtattttctttgtcaatttattgtgtatgtataggaaaattgtgaatgatataagtcatttatgaatatgttcatatttagagaggaaaaaggaaaaaataagaagagaaagtgtttaatataattagttagaaaaataatagaactatagttaaactagtttatttttagtaagtactactttgttttatttatagtaagtgcttcatatatatttgaactagctagttaatttaataaactactttattttactatatatagaagtagtttgtttttagtaagtactccctccgtctgaaaatacttgtcatcaaaatggacaaaaaaggatgcatctagaactaaaatacatctagatgcatccccttttattcattttgatgacaagtatttccaaacggagggagtactactttatttatttatagtaagtgcttagtagttgaactagttgatttaattaataaaactactttatttaactatatatagaagtagttccgacATCaaagtcggcgatgcctatcccgcatcctcgtcgtcgtcgactcggcggtggaggcctgcttgatcagggccatgttcgggactgggctccgccgagctggtattgggaggtgctaccttccgggggacgtaggttggtgaggaggcaacccgttgttgacccgatccttgtttggtggcggttgcgtgggccagtgacggtgccgaggcttccgaacACCGCGAaggtggtacatcaccgtgtcagcgaggaggacgagcacgtccgtcgctacatggttgcattggggggcaggttcgacaatacctggcaggttcttcagggatctcactggagctatgattctgtgatggttccttatctttgggtgtccaccgcccgcgacgatacccgtcgggtgctacggttctagctgtattagtgatgctatatgtatgatagtattcgaggagtattagtgataatatttgacgatgtacgaacacaagagatgatgtacttttgcttataattgaatgcatgctaatttgaatactactttattttatgatttggttttgcttattgaatgctcatattggaaaagtactcctactttgaatgctaaaattggagagcactatgcagaaatctaggagccccctccatcatccacgccgtcgtcgggtagcttctccttcattcccgtgtgctagacaatttgatgtaataatgcactccggaatgaaaggaggagctacgtaccatcaccgatagtcaacccgtgattaataataatgatctaatttaggtttttagtacatatatttaattgtacaagtttaatattttaattatgaacataggccggaaatgtcatactcggacaacgaaaaccgcccgggggagtacgactggtgccacgacgatcgagttaTGTGCGAcaagttcattgagctggacgaagatcggcgcttcagcattaagctcgaggagaccttcgatgttcatacggtacgcaacgacgacaatagttttttttgtaattaagcacgacttcaactattttaatgtgtatttttcatcttttccaattcgactagcttatcccatgctatgcaagacgctatgtcttggagaggatggattttgaagaccatgaaagtatggaaaccaaaacaattcttctaaggacccatcatggtgtggattttaaagtaaagttgtacaatgctgagagtgtaacccattttggttgcaaaaattgggaagcactttgcaagatatatggttttgatgagggtatgcttgtcaccacggatcttggtgatcctacaatcaagcaagacaatatggagatttgggtccttgtggatacacctccaattcttcccccatgtgagcttaacatagttattaagtaatttatattatttatttcaaaatagttgacagcttatttccattgatagcttattttcattcttcaaagaatgtgcgaaatatggtagacaaaacccactacaccgatggcttcgaattaacttataaggagaaaaatcatctgatcacattttgtactgatcttgagaattacaatgtctacaatcgaactcctcaacattatagtcaatacgtgccactagtgcacgtgttgaactacggtaactaccatggagataccctggtaagattttttactattacgacatccgtgcatctttttgcatacttctaaaactagtacatcattactAACTACGAAGTtactactatgtttttcaacagataatctcgaatgattgtgtgcctcatctgatgtatacgcacggtagccttcatgttttgaacatacaatcaGGTCGTTctacgaatctcaattgtccataccgaaattctaaaagaagtggagacatgacaatcaaagaatggaaaaaatgtatggacagtcgtaaggagcttcttggaagcaaaaggaagcgaagcgcgagaattggagacaggatgatcttcattcttcataatggagagtcagggtctatattgttttatgctattttaccttaagggtgtttaggtcctacctgaaactgatgatcatgtgctaagaacaattatgtagggttgggttcgatgactatgaggatgatgatcgtatgacttattattaataacgagtagaagttgtatgatgatgcatgattagtaggacttgttattatatatgatgatgtatgatgcgagcatgcatgagttattatatatcagcgggtgaaatgaacatagcagtagcgttggtaaaccaaggacgaagatataagagaggacacttctctttattagctagctaataacaacctaaaaataacccccaaaacccctaaaccagccactttttcttaaaaaaaaaaaagaaaaacctcagctccagccagctgttgacgcgtggaagccttttggtctcagtttatgtcaccaaccgggaccaaaggcccccctgcctgggctgcccgcagcggccacgtggatgcccatctgtcccggttcgtgtaagaaccgggactaaagggggaggtattagtaacgacccattagtcccggttcaagaaccgggactaaaggcccttatgaaccgggacaaatgccctattttctactagtgactgTGGAGCTCCTCTCTTGGTCGTCCTCAGCTTGGTCTTCGTCGCAACCTTCCTCGTCAACGGCTTTGGCTCGGTTCGTCCTAGATATGCCCTGCTAAGTAACCTCCCTTCTCACCCTAGTGATTTCCCAGTCTTTTTCTCCCCTTTTGATTCTTGGCACCATGGTGGTGCCAAGCCATCGACCAAGGGTTGTGCGTGGGATCTTACTAGATCGTTGCCCCTTTCCCTTTCCCTTAATCTCCTGCCAGTTATCTGATCTATGGAGACACAAAAATCTTTTCATACAGGGAGGTCACAACCCATCCAAGGGGCTTATTCCTCTCTGGCGCATGTTGTTGGTCATCATCTTCATCACTGGTGTCCGGCAAAAGGTTTTGCTTGATGGTGAGCGTCGACGGCAAGGCTTCTAGGTGGAGCAATGTCGTTCGGCTCTCCCAACGTTTGCTAGACTCATGGCCCTCCACGTGCCCTCTCCCTGCGTGGTTGAATGACACATGTTTGCTGTAATATGCTCCTTGTAGGGGTTGTATTCAGCTCTTTTAATCATTGGCATGCCTTTTTTCACCCAAAAAAATATTTCCTCCGTtcaataatataagatgtttttaatGGGATAATATAAAACATTTTTTTGACACTTTTCATGTGCCCGAACCATGAGTTGGTCgccagatcttatgggtttcacctctagcctatccCAACTTGTTTAGAATTAAAGGCTTTGCTGTTGTTGATAATGTAAAACGTTCTTTGACACTACGTTATCGAACGGATGAAGTGTCACAAGTGTCTTAGATTCGCTAGTTGTACGGATCCTTTTCCGTGTGTCTACATAATTGAGCCGCATAGTGGAGGCATCGAACGGCCAAGAACATCGACCTATCAGACATTAATCGTACCGATTTTTCTAAAATTAAAAGACAACATGGCAACATTTTACATTTTATTTTATCACACTCGTCTTCCATTGATAACACTCAGTGTACATATCAAACTATCTCATGTACTCACGATGATGGGTTTAATTCACTGTGCTGAAAAACGAGGTTTTATTATTTATTTGTTCTATTTCATTTCGTTTACGTCAGTCGAGCACGTCGGCGGTGATCATGCGATGCCGCTGGTGATGCCGAGGGCGACGACGGCGAGGCGGCCGTACTCCTTGTCGTGCCCGGCGACGGGGACGCCGCGGCCTCCCCGCGCCTCCTCGTCGCCCTTCCACGCGTCCTCGCACCGCTCGGCGGCGCCGAGCGCGGCCGCGATCTGCTCGACGGCGCGCCCGTACACGCGCGCGCGGATGTTGTCCAGCGCGTCCCGCAgcacgtcggcggcggcgccgtagaGCTCAGTGCAGCGCCCCAGCCTGGCGCGCGCGCGCGGGCTGCCCTCCGCCTCGCCCAGCCCCTCCATCCGCGCCTCCGTGGCCGCCGCGTGCTCCACCGCcatccgcgtcgccgccgccgccagcgcgtGCATGTCCGCCGCGTCCCGGGCCTCCGGGTCGGAGGAGAGGGAGGCCACGCAGTGCGCGTAGTCCAAGGCCGCGTCCCGGCTCGCCGCGCCCCCTCACGCCTCCTCGATCCCCGCCGACGCCACCATCACCGCCGCCTGCGCCGTGCGCGGCGCCCCGGCCAAGAAGAGGACCGCCACGGCAGCTAGCGCTGCCGCCATGGCCGTGGCGTAGCTGCGTCCTCCCTGCGTTGTCGCCATCTGCTCACCTTGATCACTAAGGAGCGTGCTCCTGTGCCACGGTATTTATGAGCTCGTACGTGGGGCGAGGGCCCGTCAATGGAGGACGGCACAGGTGTGAGGTGTCGGCCATGCCCAAGACGGACAGGTTGAACGGCTCAGCTCGCCGGAGATCGGCCATTGCTAATCCGGACATGAACGAACGACACAGAGTGAATGCCGATAAATCAGGGCTACTAATTAGATGGATTTGATTGACACCATCGATCAACATCTCACTCTTTATCTCAATCTCCACGAGAGCATCTCACTCTCATGTGAAGATCACAACTTTTCTCATCCAAATTTCCTAGGGTACAGTGTTGATTACTAGTTTCAGTCCGTCAAATATTCTCTCCAGTTCAAAATTTCAAATGCGTGTGCCTTTTTGCAGTTCAGACTTTCAGTTCGGAGTCACACTCTCTCCTGCTGCTCTGCCACGTCTCCGTGGGCAGCTGCTGCTACCTCCACCGTCTTCGCCGGAGCGGccgcagcggcggcgacggcggcttccTCCCTCTTGCCCCACAGCACGAGGTAGAGGCCCAGGATGACCAGCACCGACCCCAGCACGCTGCAAACATCATGCCATCATCATCAGATCAATCGACACTGAATGAGCTCACTGCCTGATGCAGTTCAGACACAGCACTCCGACGAAAATCAACAGTGTTCAGAGAGTGGTTGCGGGTTCAGTTTAACGGCGGACGGACCTGCCGAGGTAGAGCGGCTCGTGGAGGACGCAGAGGTCGATGCCGGCGACGAACATCTGCgccagcgggctgaaggcggcggtgAACACCGGGCCCCGCTTCTCCACGCAGTAGGTCAGCAGCAGGTACCCGACCCCGGACGCCACAACCCCCTGCCACATCCAACCAAATCCCCAATCAAAATCTTTCATCTTTAACCATCAGGAGAAATTTTATCTTTCATTCACAGATCTCGCGTGCGCACGTACGCAGTAGACGACGGCGGCGATCTCGACGGTGCCCCGGAGCCGccaggcggcggcgccggcggcccaCTGGGTGGAcagcgccagcgccgccgcctgcgcgaAGCTGAGCAGCGACATGAGCGCCGTGGCCGA is drawn from Triticum dicoccoides isolate Atlit2015 ecotype Zavitan chromosome 4A, WEW_v2.0, whole genome shotgun sequence and contains these coding sequences:
- the LOC119284306 gene encoding pectinesterase inhibitor 12-like, which codes for GAASRDAALDYAHCVASLSSDPEARDAADMHALAAAATRMAVEHAAATEARMEGLGEAEGSPRARARLGRCTELYGAAADVLRDALDNIRARVYGRAVEQIAAALGAAERCEDAWKGDEEARGGRGVPVAGHDKEYGRLAVVALGITSGIA